A portion of the Novosphingobium sp. KA1 genome contains these proteins:
- a CDS encoding fatty acyl-AMP ligase, whose translation MTDTISMVPQASEALVATPNGDALARRFADFDTFCDALDYAATGQRGFNFHDPRGVLKRVYPFSELRGDSIKVAHALIARGVKPNDRIALIAETGTDFAALFCGVVYAGAWPVPLPLPTSFGGKDNYIEQLAVQLSSSDPVLLVGPDEIAEMTAQAAERQGCDHATWADFAAKDAPEVALPKASPDDICYLQYSSGSTRFPHGVAVTHRSLMSNLAAHSHGMELIDSDRCISWLPWYHDMGLVGCFLSLIANQVSGDYLKTEDFARRPLAWLDLITRNEGTSISYSPTFGYDICARRISSQSHVDDRFDLSRWRLAGNGADMIRPDVMQSFVNAFAQAGFKATAFLPSYGLAEATLAVTIMPPGEGIRVELVEEERLSGTPRDLSRPARYRAIVNCGKPVLDMEVVIRGENGDSLSDHKIGKVWCRGTSVMHSYFRDPEATEACMVDGWLDTGDMGYMADGYLFIVGRAKDMIIINGKNHWPQDIEWAVEQLPGFNHGDIAAFSVETDNGEEAPAVLVHCRVSDPAKRIELRDLIRDKVRSITGMNCVVELVPPKSLPRTSSGKLSRAKAKKLYLSGEIEPFKLAA comes from the coding sequence ATGACCGACACCATCAGCATGGTGCCGCAAGCGAGTGAAGCACTTGTCGCAACCCCCAACGGGGATGCGCTTGCCCGCCGTTTTGCCGACTTTGACACTTTCTGCGATGCCCTCGACTATGCAGCGACGGGCCAGCGCGGCTTCAATTTCCACGATCCGCGCGGCGTTCTGAAACGCGTCTATCCGTTCTCGGAACTGCGCGGGGACTCGATCAAGGTCGCCCATGCGCTGATCGCGCGCGGCGTGAAGCCGAATGACCGCATCGCCCTCATCGCCGAAACCGGCACCGATTTCGCAGCACTGTTCTGCGGCGTCGTCTATGCCGGCGCCTGGCCGGTCCCGCTGCCCCTGCCCACCAGCTTCGGCGGCAAGGACAACTACATCGAACAACTCGCGGTCCAGCTTTCCAGTTCGGACCCGGTACTGCTGGTCGGGCCGGATGAAATCGCCGAGATGACCGCGCAGGCCGCCGAGCGTCAGGGCTGCGACCACGCGACCTGGGCCGATTTCGCGGCCAAGGATGCGCCCGAAGTCGCCCTGCCCAAGGCGAGCCCGGACGACATCTGCTATCTGCAGTATTCCAGCGGCTCCACCCGCTTCCCCCACGGCGTCGCCGTCACCCACCGTTCGCTGATGTCGAACCTGGCTGCGCACAGCCACGGCATGGAACTGATCGACAGTGACCGCTGCATCTCGTGGCTGCCCTGGTACCACGACATGGGCCTGGTCGGCTGCTTCCTCTCGCTGATCGCCAACCAGGTCTCGGGTGATTACCTCAAGACCGAGGACTTCGCCCGCCGCCCGCTGGCGTGGCTGGACCTGATCACGCGTAACGAGGGCACCTCGATCTCGTATTCGCCGACCTTCGGCTATGACATCTGCGCGCGCCGCATCTCCAGCCAGAGCCATGTCGACGATCGCTTCGACCTGTCGCGCTGGCGCCTTGCCGGCAACGGCGCCGACATGATCCGCCCCGACGTGATGCAGAGCTTCGTCAACGCCTTCGCGCAGGCCGGCTTCAAGGCGACCGCTTTCCTGCCCAGCTACGGCCTGGCCGAAGCGACGCTGGCCGTCACCATCATGCCGCCCGGCGAAGGCATCCGCGTCGAACTGGTCGAGGAAGAACGCCTCTCCGGTACCCCGCGCGACCTCAGCCGTCCGGCCCGCTACCGCGCCATCGTCAACTGCGGCAAGCCCGTGCTCGACATGGAAGTGGTGATCCGCGGTGAAAACGGCGACAGCCTTTCCGACCACAAGATCGGCAAGGTCTGGTGCCGCGGCACCAGTGTCATGCACTCCTACTTCCGCGACCCCGAGGCGACCGAGGCCTGCATGGTCGATGGCTGGCTCGACACCGGCGACATGGGCTACATGGCCGATGGCTACCTGTTCATCGTCGGCCGCGCGAAGGACATGATCATCATCAACGGCAAGAACCACTGGCCCCAGGACATCGAATGGGCCGTGGAACAGCTGCCCGGCTTCAACCACGGCGACATCGCCGCCTTCTCGGTGGAAACCGACAATGGCGAGGAAGCCCCCGCCGTTCTGGTGCACTGCCGCGTCTCCGATCCGGCCAAGCGCATCGAACTGCGCGACCTGATCCGCGACAAGGTGCGCTCGATCACCGGCATGAACTGCGTGGTCGAACTGGTGCCGCCCAAGAGCCTGCCGCGCACCAGCTCGGGCAAGCTCAGCCGCGCCAAGGCGAAGAAGCTGTACCTTTCGGGCGAAATCGAGCCGTTCAAGCTCGCCGCCTGA
- a CDS encoding DUF2721 domain-containing protein: MFTISDSTIVQTIQLALTPVFVLVAIGNILNILSTRLGRVVDRARTLQERHNETEGPAHDMVVLEIRLVDKRIQIITNAIRLMVLSALCIGTTVAVLFLQGLAGFDMHGIAALIFLASIVLLLAALVLFLRETQVAKEALSIPRDYLELHRTI; this comes from the coding sequence GTGTTCACCATCAGCGATTCGACGATCGTCCAGACCATCCAATTGGCCTTGACGCCGGTCTTCGTACTGGTCGCCATCGGCAATATCCTGAACATCCTTTCGACCCGCCTGGGCCGGGTGGTGGACCGCGCCCGTACTCTCCAGGAACGTCATAACGAGACCGAAGGCCCCGCCCACGACATGGTGGTTCTGGAAATCCGGCTGGTCGACAAGCGCATCCAGATCATCACCAACGCCATCCGCCTCATGGTGCTCTCGGCGCTGTGCATCGGCACGACGGTGGCGGTGCTGTTCCTGCAGGGGCTGGCCGGGTTCGACATGCACGGCATTGCCGCGCTGATCTTCCTGGCCTCGATCGTGTTGCTGCTGGCGGCGCTGGTGCTGTTCCTGCGCGAGACGCAAGTGGCCAAGGAGGCCCTCAGCATACCGCGCGATTATCTGGAACTGCATCGGACTATTTAG
- a CDS encoding regulatory protein RecX: MSVKRHNPQPLNQTRLEELALAYVARFATTQGKLRDYLQRKLRERGWDDGGGDGDVPDLDALIARYCELGYVNDASWARMKAGSLLRRGYGARRVGEALGHAGLDEDLRADVRPGEAAERQAALVLARRRRLGPFSVRETDRVLREKHIAAMLRAGHRLDVARAIIDAASAEDAEAWVEEAGDD; encoded by the coding sequence ATGTCCGTCAAGCGTCACAATCCGCAACCGCTCAACCAGACCCGCCTGGAGGAATTGGCGCTCGCCTATGTCGCGCGTTTCGCGACGACGCAAGGGAAGCTGCGCGATTATTTGCAGCGCAAGCTGCGCGAGAGGGGATGGGATGATGGGGGCGGCGACGGGGACGTGCCGGATCTGGACGCACTCATCGCCAGGTATTGCGAGCTTGGCTACGTCAACGACGCGAGTTGGGCGCGGATGAAGGCAGGCAGCCTGCTGCGGCGCGGTTATGGCGCGAGACGAGTGGGCGAGGCGCTGGGCCACGCCGGGCTCGACGAGGACCTGCGCGCCGATGTGCGGCCGGGCGAAGCGGCGGAACGGCAGGCGGCGCTGGTGCTGGCGCGGCGGCGGCGACTCGGGCCGTTCAGTGTTCGCGAAACGGACAGGGTGCTGCGGGAAAAGCATATCGCCGCGATGCTGCGGGCCGGGCACCGGCTCGATGTGGCGCGTGCGATCATCGATGCGGCAAGTGCGGAGGACGCCGAGGCCTGGGTGGAGGAAGCGGGAGATGACTGA
- a CDS encoding MFS transporter, producing MHAPGRAVPDRTGQREEWRRGWKLVLASAVGFSFFSVLLAGTGLFFEPLGKEFGWNRSLLSAGPGIATLVTALLSPFYGALIDRVGSRRLALPGIVLVMASMSSFALANGSPVQWIALWVIFGVLLTTIKSTVWTTAVAGMFDEGRGLALGVTVAGTAVAQAIVPPLGNFLIEHAGWRGAFVWFGLGWGGLTLLLCALFLYDVRDRARSAAQAAGEAAPAHVALHLPGLTPRAALRSRAIWQLAASTFLVMALTVGLGIHLFPILTEAGVTRANAAWLTALTGVAGIVGKLVTGALMDRYKPNWIGGVTMGVTAVTFIVLIWWIDSTAAVIFGLLVNGYAAGTKMQICAFLTAGYAGMRHFGAIYGVMAAIVAFASGLGPWLAGVVYDKFGGYGPFLWAGVAGCIISGVLLVRLPAYPKWAESGGASLYPA from the coding sequence ATGCATGCACCGGGTAGAGCCGTGCCGGATCGTACCGGCCAGCGAGAGGAATGGCGACGGGGCTGGAAACTGGTGCTGGCCTCGGCCGTCGGCTTCTCGTTCTTCTCGGTCTTGCTGGCAGGCACCGGGCTGTTTTTCGAGCCACTGGGCAAGGAATTTGGCTGGAACCGCTCGCTGCTCTCCGCAGGGCCGGGTATCGCGACGCTCGTCACCGCGCTGCTTTCGCCGTTCTACGGTGCGCTGATCGACCGCGTGGGATCGCGCCGTCTGGCGCTGCCGGGGATCGTGCTGGTCATGGCCTCGATGAGTTCATTCGCCCTGGCGAACGGTTCGCCGGTGCAATGGATCGCGCTCTGGGTGATCTTCGGGGTCTTGCTCACGACGATCAAGTCCACCGTCTGGACCACCGCCGTCGCCGGGATGTTCGACGAGGGCAGGGGGCTCGCCCTTGGTGTGACCGTGGCCGGAACGGCGGTGGCGCAGGCCATTGTGCCGCCGCTCGGCAACTTCCTGATCGAGCATGCGGGATGGCGGGGGGCTTTTGTCTGGTTCGGCCTGGGCTGGGGCGGGCTGACGCTGCTGCTCTGCGCATTGTTCCTTTATGACGTTCGCGACCGGGCCCGCAGCGCGGCACAAGCGGCTGGTGAAGCGGCGCCCGCGCACGTTGCTCTGCACCTTCCAGGTCTGACCCCGCGCGCGGCGCTGCGCAGCCGGGCGATCTGGCAACTGGCGGCGTCGACTTTCCTCGTCATGGCGCTGACTGTCGGCCTTGGCATCCACCTCTTCCCGATCCTCACCGAAGCGGGCGTCACCCGCGCCAACGCAGCATGGCTGACAGCCTTGACCGGCGTTGCGGGTATCGTCGGCAAGCTGGTCACCGGCGCACTGATGGATCGCTACAAGCCGAACTGGATTGGCGGCGTGACCATGGGCGTTACGGCGGTGACGTTCATCGTGCTGATCTGGTGGATCGATTCGACGGCGGCGGTGATCTTCGGCCTGCTGGTGAACGGCTATGCGGCCGGTACCAAGATGCAGATCTGCGCCTTCCTCACGGCCGGTTACGCCGGGATGCGGCATTTCGGTGCCATCTATGGGGTGATGGCGGCGATAGTTGCCTTCGCCTCGGGGTTGGGGCCGTGGCTGGCCGGCGTGGTCTACGACAAGTTCGGCGGATATGGGCCATTCCTGTGGGCGGGGGTTGCCGGTTGTATCATCAGCGGAGTGTTGCTGGTGAGGTTGCCTGCCTATCCGAAATGGGCAGAAAGCGGAGGGGCGTCGCTCTACCCCGCATAA
- the aat gene encoding leucyl/phenylalanyl-tRNA--protein transferase, with the protein MIEPELLMLAYRSGIFPMSDARDDPEIFWIEPRLRAILPLDGFHLSHSLARTLRRGRFAVTCNTAFSEVMDACAAPRQVRPESDDESGSWISHRIQASYENLHYLGQAHSIEVWQMDDSGERTLVGGLYGVGFDRVFCGESMFSRVADASKVALAWLIAAMRLGGAALLDCQFMTPHLASMGAVEMPQKRYLSLLRQAQSSSQQSSSEQSSGHSSAAGCEGVETAAGAALGTETGSAGAASAAAVLALPEAFAGLLERAVDSGMASSPGKFIAQFLTQTS; encoded by the coding sequence ATGATCGAGCCCGAACTCCTGATGCTCGCCTATCGCAGCGGGATCTTCCCGATGTCGGACGCGCGCGACGATCCCGAGATCTTCTGGATCGAACCGCGCCTGCGCGCGATTCTCCCGCTGGACGGCTTTCATCTGTCGCACTCCCTGGCACGCACGCTGCGCCGAGGGCGCTTCGCGGTGACCTGCAACACCGCGTTTTCGGAAGTCATGGATGCCTGCGCCGCCCCCCGCCAGGTCCGCCCGGAAAGTGATGACGAATCGGGCAGCTGGATCAGCCACCGTATCCAGGCCAGCTACGAGAACCTGCATTACCTGGGGCAGGCCCACTCGATCGAGGTCTGGCAAATGGACGACAGCGGCGAACGTACACTGGTCGGCGGACTCTACGGGGTGGGGTTCGACCGCGTGTTCTGCGGCGAGAGCATGTTCTCGCGCGTCGCCGATGCTTCGAAAGTGGCGCTGGCCTGGCTGATCGCAGCGATGCGCCTTGGCGGAGCGGCACTGCTCGATTGCCAGTTCATGACGCCGCACCTCGCCTCGATGGGCGCAGTGGAGATGCCGCAGAAGCGCTACCTGTCACTCCTGCGGCAGGCCCAGTCTTCAAGCCAACAATCTTCGAGCGAGCAGTCTTCCGGTCACTCGTCCGCGGCAGGCTGCGAGGGCGTGGAAACGGCCGCAGGCGCAGCGCTCGGCACCGAAACGGGTTCAGCGGGAGCCGCTTCGGCCGCCGCCGTGCTGGCGCTGCCCGAAGCCTTCGCCGGACTGCTGGAACGCGCGGTCGATTCGGGAATGGCTTCCTCGCCGGGGAAGTTCATCGCACAGTTCTTGACCCAGACGTCATAG
- a CDS encoding class I mannose-6-phosphate isomerase, whose protein sequence is MTAALAIREVEKPWGKDVLPAPFVAPAGERIGEVWFEPPAALPDLLVKYIFTSEKLSVQVHPSDAQTLAKGIGRQGKEECWLIVAAEPGATLGIGFDAPIAQEAMRAASLDGSIEALMTWHEVQPGDFFYIPANTVHAIGAGVSLIEVQQNSDITYRLYDYGRPRELHLDEGMAVSKGEVYDLARWHKRIPSGATQVLVDGPLFLLDQVAGAPTAEIAARYPGALLVIPREQAVKVGGDLIAPGGCALAQSLAEVTFAENGVCLLARACEG, encoded by the coding sequence ATGACTGCCGCACTCGCGATCCGCGAAGTCGAGAAGCCCTGGGGCAAGGATGTCCTGCCCGCGCCTTTCGTCGCACCCGCCGGTGAGCGTATTGGCGAGGTGTGGTTCGAGCCGCCGGCTGCGTTGCCCGACCTGCTGGTGAAATACATCTTCACCAGCGAAAAGCTGTCCGTGCAGGTCCATCCCAGCGATGCGCAGACACTGGCCAAGGGCATCGGCAGGCAGGGCAAGGAGGAGTGCTGGCTGATCGTTGCCGCCGAGCCGGGTGCCACGCTCGGCATCGGTTTCGACGCGCCGATCGCGCAGGAGGCCATGCGCGCCGCCTCGCTGGACGGCAGTATCGAAGCGCTGATGACATGGCACGAAGTCCAGCCGGGCGATTTCTTCTACATCCCGGCCAATACCGTCCACGCCATCGGTGCGGGTGTCAGTCTGATCGAAGTGCAGCAGAACAGCGACATCACCTATCGTCTCTACGACTACGGCCGCCCGCGCGAGTTGCATCTGGACGAGGGCATGGCGGTGTCGAAGGGCGAGGTCTACGATCTGGCGCGCTGGCACAAGCGCATCCCTTCGGGCGCGACGCAGGTGCTGGTCGATGGTCCGCTGTTCCTGCTCGATCAGGTGGCGGGTGCGCCCACGGCGGAAATTGCCGCGCGTTATCCCGGCGCACTGCTGGTTATCCCGCGCGAGCAAGCGGTGAAGGTCGGCGGCGACCTCATCGCGCCGGGTGGCTGCGCCCTTGCGCAATCGCTGGCCGAGGTCACTTTCGCCGAAAACGGAGTCTGCCTGCTGGCACGGGCCTGCGAAGGCTGA
- a CDS encoding mannose-1-phosphate guanylyltransferase: MPQIVPVILCGGSGTRLWPRSRAAMPKPFLPLVGDTTLFEASLARCPADLGFSAPVVVTGTRHLDHVEAQLSGAPGATVIVEPAARNTAAAIALAACRLPDDAVMLVCPSDHHIGRPDVFAEAAGAAAALASEGWLVSFGIEATAPETGFGYLKRGEAIAGTPGYRTAQFVEKPDLERAKAFLADGGYAWNGGIFAFRVGDFMAELSAHRPEIAAKVREAVEKGVADGHRFHPDAATFAAVPSDSVDYAVMENTSRAAMVPADMDWSDIGNWQALHDALERDESGNSVRGSGEAELVDCRNVLVDSDGPRVSVIGLDNVIVVVDGNEVLVTTAEGVQKVGKLNGALNQ; encoded by the coding sequence ATGCCTCAGATAGTCCCGGTCATTCTCTGTGGCGGCAGTGGCACGCGGCTCTGGCCGCGCAGCCGTGCGGCCATGCCCAAGCCGTTCCTGCCGCTGGTTGGTGATACCACGCTGTTCGAGGCGAGCCTTGCACGCTGCCCGGCGGACCTTGGTTTTTCGGCGCCGGTGGTGGTGACGGGGACCAGGCATCTCGATCACGTCGAGGCGCAGCTTTCGGGTGCCCCCGGCGCCACGGTGATCGTCGAGCCGGCCGCGCGCAACACGGCCGCCGCCATTGCGCTGGCTGCCTGCCGCCTGCCGGACGATGCGGTGATGCTGGTCTGCCCGAGCGACCACCACATCGGCCGCCCCGACGTTTTTGCCGAGGCCGCCGGCGCTGCCGCGGCGCTGGCGAGCGAGGGCTGGCTGGTGTCCTTCGGCATTGAGGCGACTGCGCCCGAGACCGGCTTCGGCTATCTCAAGCGCGGCGAGGCCATCGCCGGCACGCCCGGCTATCGCACCGCCCAGTTCGTCGAGAAGCCGGACCTTGAGCGGGCGAAGGCCTTTCTCGCCGATGGCGGTTATGCCTGGAACGGCGGCATCTTTGCCTTCCGTGTGGGCGACTTCATGGCCGAGCTTTCTGCCCATCGCCCCGAAATTGCTGCCAAGGTGCGCGAGGCGGTCGAGAAGGGGGTGGCCGATGGCCATCGCTTCCACCCCGATGCGGCGACTTTTGCCGCAGTGCCGAGCGATTCGGTGGACTATGCGGTGATGGAAAACACCAGCCGCGCGGCGATGGTGCCGGCCGACATGGACTGGTCCGACATCGGCAACTGGCAGGCGCTGCACGATGCGCTCGAACGCGACGAGAGCGGCAATTCGGTGCGCGGCAGCGGCGAGGCGGAACTGGTCGATTGCCGTAACGTGCTGGTCGACAGCGACGGGCCGCGCGTCTCGGTGATCGGGCTCGACAACGTCATTGTCGTGGTGGACGGCAACGAGGTGCTGGTCACCACGGCCGAAGGCGTGCAGAAGGTCGGAAAGCTGAACGGGGCCCTTAACCAATAA
- a CDS encoding NADH:ubiquinone oxidoreductase subunit NDUFA12, whose amino-acid sequence MGILSKIFTWWDGATIGTSLWSSRNGEHVGTDAQGNKYYRSKSAKVRTTEGWDRRWVIYAGANDASNVPAEWHGWLHHSYDGVPESHLPAPRIWEADFTPNATGTASAYRPQGALERGGVRAPATGDYEAWSPDGDNLKLSPEA is encoded by the coding sequence ATGGGAATCCTGTCCAAGATCTTCACCTGGTGGGACGGCGCCACCATCGGCACCTCGCTCTGGAGCTCGCGCAATGGCGAGCACGTCGGCACCGACGCGCAGGGCAACAAGTACTATCGCTCGAAGTCCGCCAAAGTGCGGACGACCGAGGGATGGGATCGCCGCTGGGTGATCTACGCAGGCGCCAACGACGCCAGCAACGTCCCCGCCGAATGGCACGGCTGGCTGCATCACAGCTATGACGGCGTCCCGGAAAGCCATCTTCCCGCGCCCCGAATCTGGGAAGCGGACTTCACCCCGAATGCCACCGGTACCGCTTCGGCTTATCGCCCGCAGGGCGCGCTTGAGCGTGGCGGGGTGCGGGCACCTGCAACGGGCGATTACGAAGCCTGGTCGCCGGATGGCGACAATCTGAAATTGTCGCCGGAAGCCTGA
- the secE gene encoding preprotein translocase subunit SecE: MAKTTPGEFFRQVRSEASKIYWPSRQETVTTAIFVGLMTLLLAVFFLGIDALFGWIVSSLLSLIG, translated from the coding sequence ATGGCCAAGACCACTCCGGGCGAATTCTTCCGCCAGGTGCGCAGCGAAGCCTCCAAGATTTACTGGCCCTCGCGCCAGGAAACGGTGACGACCGCGATCTTCGTCGGCCTGATGACGCTGCTTCTCGCAGTGTTCTTCCTCGGCATCGACGCACTGTTCGGCTGGATCGTCAGCTCGCTCCTGTCGCTGATCGGCTAA